One genomic window of Quercus robur chromosome 6, dhQueRobu3.1, whole genome shotgun sequence includes the following:
- the LOC126732401 gene encoding linamarin synthase 2-like: MGSVRATKPHAVCVPFPAQGHVSPMMRLAKLLHSRGFHITFVNTEFNHRRLIRSKGLDYVKGLPDFQFETIPDGLPPSDRDATQDIPALCDSTRKNCLVPFKELVLKLNSSSEVPLVTCIVSDGVMSFAIKAGEELGIPEVQFWPASACGFMGCLNFAELIKRGILPFKDESFKDDGTLDKPINWIPGMKNIRLKDLPTFIRTTDITETMFDFLGSEVQNCLNSSAIIFNTFEEFEHEVLEVLLAKFPHVYNIGPLHLLGRHVPESHFMSQGLSLWKEDSKCLQWLDKREPNSVVYVNYGSITVMSNQHLKEFAWGLANSKHTFLWIVRPDLVMGDLAILPEEFFEETKDRGFLTSWCPQDKVLAHPSIGVFLTHCGWNSTLESVSAGVPIICWPFFAEQQTNCRYACTTWEIGVEVNEDVKRHEIEALVKEMMEGEKGHAMRQKAREWKKKAMEATNFEGSSYKNFERLIKEVLLVGE, translated from the exons ATGGGTTCAGTTCGAGCTACAAAGCCCCATGCAGTATGTGTCCCATTCCCAGCACAAGGCCATGTATCACCCATGATGCGATTAGCCAAGCTCCTTCACTCAAGGGGCTTCCATATAACCTTTGTTAATACTGAGTTCAACCACAGACGCTTAATCAGATCCAAAGGACTTGACTACGTAAAGGGCCTACCTGATTTCCAGTTTGAAACAATACCAGACGGGTTGCCACCGTCCGATCGTGATGCAACCCAAGATATCCCAGCACTATGTGATTCCACAAGAAAGAACTGTTTGGTCCCTTTCAAAGAGCTAGTGCTTAAGCTCAACTCGTCCTCTGAAGTGCCTTTGGTTACTTGCATAGTTTCTGATGGCGTCATGAGTTTTGCTATTAAAGCTGGAGAAGAATTAGGCATCCCAGAGGTTCAGTTTTGGCCTGCCTCAGCTTGTGGCTTCATGGGATGTCTCAACTTCGCTGAACTCATCAAAAGAGGCATTCTTCCATTCAAAG ATGAAAGCTTCAAAGATGATGGAACACTTGACAAACCAATAAATTGGATCCCGGGAATGAAAAACATCCGGCTTAAGGACCTCCCTACCTTTATTAGAACCACTGACATTACTGAAACAATGTTTGATTTTCTGGGATCAGAAGTACAAAATTGCTTAAATTCTTCCGCGATCATCTTCAATACATTTGAGGAGTTTGAACATGAAGTCCTAGAAGTACTTTTGGCCAAATTCCCTCATGTTTACAATATAGGCCCACTTCACTTACTAGGTCGGCATGTACCTGAGAGCCATTTCATGTCTCAAGGTTTAAGCTTATGGAAAGAAGACTCCAAATGTCTCCAATGGCTTGATAAAAGGGAGCCCAACTCAGTTGTGTATGTAAATTATGGAAGCATAACTGTGATGTCAAACCAACACTTGAAAGAGTTTGCATGGGGCCTTGCAAATAGCAAGCACACATTTTTGTGGATAGTTAGGCCTGATTTGGTAATGGGAGATTTAGCAATCTTGCCTGAAGAATTTTTTGAGGAGACTAAGGATAGGGGATTCTTAACAAGTTGGTGCCCCCAAGATAAAGTGCTAGCACACCCATCCATAGGGGTTTTCCTAACACATTGTGGTTGGAATTCTACATTAGAAAGTGTATCTGCTGGCGTGCCTATTATTTGTTGGCCTTTCTTTGCCGAGCAACAGACAAATTGTCGGTATGCTTGTACCACTTGGGAGATTGGTGTGGAGGTTAATGAGGATGTTAAACGTCATGAGATTGAAGCACTTGTTAAGGAAATGATGGAAGGGGAAAAGGGACATGCCATGAGGCAAAAAGCTAGGGAATGGAAGAAGAAAGCAATGGAAGCAACTAATTTTGAAGGATCATCATATAAGAACTTTGAAAGATTAATTAAGGAGGTTCTCCTCGTTGGTGAGTGA
- the LOC126732405 gene encoding haloacid dehalogenase-like hydrolase domain-containing protein At4g39970 yields MACSSMITLSRPTLSPSSSSSSSSSSTAPSFLPPNPLCHVTTLRRSRTFRSKSLSSSKKQLSVSASASLQALVFDCDGVILESEHLHRQAYNDAFAHFNVRCPSSSDESQKPLNWGIDFYDQLQNRIGGGKPKMRWYFGEHGWPISTIFEKPPEADEDRVKLIDTLQDWKTERYKEIIKSGTVEPRPGVLRLMDEAKAAGKKLAVCSAATKSSVILCLENLIGIERFQSLDCFLAGDDVKEKKPDPSIYLTASNRLGVSPRDCLVVEDSVIGLQAATRAGMSCVITYTSSTAEQDFKDAIAIYPDLSNLRLKDLELLLQKVVPAS; encoded by the exons aTGGCGTGCAGCAGCATGATAACACTCTCTCGCCccactctctctccctcttcttcttcttcttcttcttcttcttctactgcCCCTAGTTTTCTTCCTCCTAATCCTCTCTGCCACGTCACCACTCTTCGCCGCTCCCGAACCTTCAGATCAAAATCTCTCAGCTCCTCCAAGAAACAGCTCTCAGTTTCGGCTTCCGCTTCCTTACAAGCTCTGGTATTCGACTGCGACGGCGTGATCCTCGAGTCCGAGCACTTGCACCGCCAGGCCTACAACGATGCCTTCGCTCATTTCAATGTCCGTTGCCCTTCTTCTTCTGATGAATCACAAAAGCCTCTCAATTGGGGCATCGATTTCTACGACCAGCTCCAGAATCGCATCGGAGGCGGCAAACCTAAAATGCGATg GTACTTTGGGGAGCACGGTTGGCCGATTTCAACGATATTCGAGAAGCCTCCCGAGGCCGATGAGGACAGAGTCAAGTTGATCGACACTCTTCAg GATTGGAAGACTGAAAGGTACAAAGAAATCATCAAATCTGGAACT GTGGAACCTAGACCTGGGGTTTTGAGATTGATGGATGaggccaaggctgct GGTAAAAAACTAGCTGTTTGCTCTGCAGCGACTAAAAGTTCAGTTATACTCTGTCTTGAAAACCTTATAGGAATT GAGCGCTTTCAAAGTCTTGATTGTTTCCTGGCAG GTGATGATGTGAAGGAAAAGAAGCCTGATCCTTCAATTTATCTGACAGCTTCCAAT AGGCTGGGCGTGTCACCAAGAGATTGTTTGGTAGTGGAAGATAGCGTTATTGGACTACAG GCAGCAACAAGAGCAGGGATGTCATGTGTGATTACCTACACATCTTCAACAGCTGAACAG GATTTTAAAGATGCAATAGCCATCTATCCAGATTTGAGTAATTTGAG ATTGAAAGACCTGGAGTTATTACTTCAAAAAGTGGTCCCTGCCAGTTAA